The Amycolatopsis sp. QT-25 genomic sequence CGCGCAAGGCTGCCTTGGGACGGGAAAGCGACGTTTCCGAATCCGTTTCGTGATCCCGGTGGTCGAGACCCCGCCGGGAATGACAGGAAAGGCCCCTTCATGGCGAAATTTGCCATGAAGGGGCCTTTCATGTCAGTGGTGAGAGGTCAGGCCTTGGCGACCGACACGGTCACCTTGGTGCCCTCTCCGACCGTCCCGGCCGAGCCGTCGGCGACGGCGTCGTAGGCCACCGAAGTCGCCAGCGTCTCCGAGGCGATGAATTCCTCGTGGGCCTTCGCGGCGGTGACCACGTCTTCCGGCGCGTCGACCGTCAGCGAGATCCGGTCGGCGACGTCGAGCCCGGCGTCACGGCGGGCCTGCTGCACGACCCGGACCAGGTCACGGGCGAGCCCCTCGGCCGCCAGTGCGTCGGTCACCTCGATGTCGAGCAGCACCAGCCCGGCGCCGCCCGGCAGTTCCGCGGCCGCGCCACCGCCCTTGGCGACCAGACGCCGGTCGTACTCGCCTTCGACGAGTTCGATTCCGGCGGCCACGACGGCACCGCTCTCCGACGTCGTCCACTCACCGGCCTTGACGGCCTTGATCACCTTCTGGACGTCCTTGCCCAGCCGCGGTCCGGCGGCGCGCGCGTTCACCGCGACCTCGAAACCGCCGTGCGCGGCGACGTCCGTGGTCAGCTCGACGGACTTGACGTTGACCTCGTCGCGCAGGATGTCGGTGAACTCGCGCAGCGAGCCGGCCTCGTGCGCGGCGACGACCAGCTTGGCCAGCGGCAGCCGCACTCGCAGCTTGTTCGACTTCCGTAGCGAAAGCGCCGAGGACGCCACCTGGCGCACCCGGTCCATCGCCGTCACCAGTGCCGCGTCGGCGGGCAGGTCGAGCGCGTTCGGCCAATCGGTCAGGTGCACCGAACGGCCGCCGGTCAGCCCGCGCCAGACGACCTCGCTGGTCAGCGGCAACAGCGGTGCCACCACCCGCGACGTCACCTCCAGCACGGTGTGCAGGGTGTCGATCGCGTCCTGCTCGCCCGCCCAGAACCGGTCGCGCGACCGGCGCACGTACCAGTTCGTCAGCACCTCGAGGAAGTCACGGACGGTCGAACAGGCACCGGCGACGTCGTAGGTGTCGAGCGCGTGCTCGACGTCGGTCACCAGCTCGTGCGTCTTCGCCAGCACATACCGGTCGAGGACGTGCTTCGAATCCGTGCGCCACTTGCCCTCTACGCCCTCGGCGTTCGCGTAGAGCGCCAGGAAGTAGTACGAGTTCCACAGCGGCAGCACGGCCTGGCGGACGGCGTCGCGGATGCCCTTGTCGGTGACGACCAGGTTCCCGCCGCGCAGGATCGGGCTCGCCATCAGGTACCAGCGCATCGCGTCGGAACCGTCGCGGTCGAAGACCTCGTTGACGTCCGGGTAGTTGCGCAGCGACTTGGACATCTTCTGGCCGTCCGAGCCGAGCACGATCCCGTGCGAGATACAGGTGCGGAACGCCGGCCGGTCGAACAGCGCGGTCGCCAGCACGTGCAGCAGGTAGAACCAGCCGCGGGTCTGCCCGATGTACTCGACGATGAAGTCGCCAGGGTAGTGGTGCTCGAACCACTCGGTGTTCTCGAACGGGTAATGCACCTGCGCGTACGGCATCGAACCCGAGTCGAACCAGACGTCGAACACGTCCTCGATCCGGCGCATGGTGGACTTGCCGGTCGGGTCGTCCGGGTTGGGCCGGGTCAGCTCGTCGATGAAGGGCCGGTGCAGGTTCTCCAGCCGTACGCCGAAGTCGCGCTCGAGTTCGTCGAGCGAGCCGTAGACGTCCGTGCGCGGGTACGCCGGGTCGTCCGACTGCCACACCGGGATCGGCGTGCCGAAGTACCGGTTGCGGGAGACCGACCAGTCGCGGGCGTTCTCCAGCCACTTGCCGAACTGGCCGTCCTTGACGTTCTCCGGATACCAGGTGATCTGCTGGTTCAGC encodes the following:
- the ileS gene encoding isoleucine--tRNA ligase, which translates into the protein MYPKAQMDGEVGVPSQPSFPESEKRVLAYWEADRTFQASIDARDPGVNGSNEYVFYDGPPFANGLPHYGHLLTGYVKDLVPRYQTMKGKRVERRFGWDTHGLPAELEAMRQLGITEKSEIDAMGIDVFNEACRESVLRYTGEWRDYVTSQARWVDFENDYKTLDLSYMESVIWAFKQLWDKGLVYEGYRVLPYCWRDETPLSNHELRMDDDVYASRQDPAVTVGFRLEGNDNELDGTYLLIWTTTPWTLPSNLATAVHPDVRYVVVESDGKRFLLAEARVASYARELGEEPAVVGHYTGTELLGTRYAPPFPYFTGHENAHRVLSAEYVTTEDGTGVVHIAPAYGEEDKVVTDAAGIVPVTPVDAQGKFDATVSDYAGQQVFDANPNIIKDLKNGTGSAGRQGAVLLRHETYEHPYPHCWRCRNPLIYRAVSSWFVAVTEFKDRMIELNQQITWYPENVKDGQFGKWLENARDWSVSRNRYFGTPIPVWQSDDPAYPRTDVYGSLDELERDFGVRLENLHRPFIDELTRPNPDDPTGKSTMRRIEDVFDVWFDSGSMPYAQVHYPFENTEWFEHHYPGDFIVEYIGQTRGWFYLLHVLATALFDRPAFRTCISHGIVLGSDGQKMSKSLRNYPDVNEVFDRDGSDAMRWYLMASPILRGGNLVVTDKGIRDAVRQAVLPLWNSYYFLALYANAEGVEGKWRTDSKHVLDRYVLAKTHELVTDVEHALDTYDVAGACSTVRDFLEVLTNWYVRRSRDRFWAGEQDAIDTLHTVLEVTSRVVAPLLPLTSEVVWRGLTGGRSVHLTDWPNALDLPADAALVTAMDRVRQVASSALSLRKSNKLRVRLPLAKLVVAAHEAGSLREFTDILRDEVNVKSVELTTDVAAHGGFEVAVNARAAGPRLGKDVQKVIKAVKAGEWTTSESGAVVAAGIELVEGEYDRRLVAKGGGAAAELPGGAGLVLLDIEVTDALAAEGLARDLVRVVQQARRDAGLDVADRISLTVDAPEDVVTAAKAHEEFIASETLATSVAYDAVADGSAGTVGEGTKVTVSVAKA